A section of the Meles meles chromosome 8, mMelMel3.1 paternal haplotype, whole genome shotgun sequence genome encodes:
- the LOC123948969 gene encoding olfactory receptor 145-like: protein MKMVSRMPPENASFVTEFILMGLTDLPDLQLPLFCLFLLMYVVTVLGNLGLVTLILLNSHLHTPMYFFLFNLSFIDLCYSSVFTPKMLTNFTSKKNIISYRGCMTQLYFFCFFAISECYVLTSMAYDRYVAICNPLLYNVAMSPKVCSILMLGSYLMAFLGAMANTGCVLRLTFCDAAIINHYLCDMLPLFQLSCTSTYISELVVFIVVGIDIIVPSVIIFVSYGFILSSILRISSTEGRSKAFSTCSSHIFAVSLYFGSGSFVYLKPSSVGSMGEGKISSVFYTNVVPLMNPFIYSLRNKDVKLALRKTRSGRTF, encoded by the exons ATGAAAATGGTTTCC AGAATGCCTCCTGAAAATGCTTCCTTTGTGACTGAATTCATTCTGATGGGGCTAACAGACTTACCAGATCTCCAGCTCCCTCTGTTCTGCCTGTTTCTACTCATGTATGTGGTCACTGTGTTGGGAAATTTGGGCTTGGTAACTCTAATTCTGCTGAATTCACACctgcacacccccatgtactttttcctcttcaatttgtCCTTCATAGACCTCTGTTATTCTTCTGTGTTTACACCCAAAATGCTGACAAACTTCACATCAAAGAAGAATATTATCTCCTACAGGGGATGCATGACCCAgctttactttttctgtttttttgctaTTTCTGAATGTTATGTGCTGACATCAATGGCCtatgatcgctatgtggccatctgcaacccaCTCTTATATAATGTTGCCATGTCCCCCAAAGTGTGTTCCATCCTTATGCTTGGTTCATATTTGATGGCGTTTTTGGGTGCCATGGCTAACACAGGATGTGTGCTGAGACTGACCTTCTGCGATGCAGCCATTATTAACCATTATTTGTGTGACATGCTCCCTTTGTTCCAGCTCTCCTGCACCAGCACTTATATCAGTGAGCTGGTGGTTTTCATTGTGGTGGGCATAGATATCATTGTGCCCAGTGTCATCAtctttgtctcttatggttttatCCTGTCCAGCATCCTGCGCATCAGCTCCACTGAGGGCAGGTCCAAAGCCTTCAGCACCTGCAGTTCCCATATATTTGCTGTTTCTCTCTATTTTGGATCTGGCTCATTTGTGTATCTTAAACCATCTTCTGTTGGGTCGATGGGTGAGGGAAAAATTTCTTCTGTCTTTTATACCAATGTGGTTCCCTTGATGAACCCCTTCATTTATAGCTTGAGGAACAAAGACGTTAAACTTGCTCTGAGAAAAACCCGAAGTGGGAGAACGTTTTGA